From Camelina sativa cultivar DH55 chromosome 7, Cs, whole genome shotgun sequence, one genomic window encodes:
- the LOC104701694 gene encoding cysteine-rich receptor-like protein kinase 2, with amino-acid sequence MKKEQTHHHPLYLQCLFIFLLSLLRPITGDARARAVKVTCSPQLEHNETAYVPNFVTTMEKISTKVQTAGFGVALTGTGPDANYGLAQCYGDLPLNDCVLCYAEARTMLPQCYPQNGGRIFLDGCFMRAENYSFYNEYRGPEDTVVCGNKTRKSETFGDAVRQGLSNAVAEASGTGGYARASAKAGESESESAFVLANCWRTLSPGSCKKCLENASVSVVKGCLPWSEGRALHTGCFLRYSDQDFLNKIPRNGRSRGSVVVIVVSVLSSVVVFMIGIAIGVYICKLRTIQKKRRGSNDVEKMAKTLKDSNLNFKYSTLEKATGSFDEANKLGQGGFGTVYKGVLPDGRDIAVKRLFFNNRHRAADFYNEVNMISTVEHKNLVRLLGCSCSGPESLLVYEYLQNKSLDRFIFDVNRGKTLDWQKRYAIIVGTAEGLVYLHEQSSVKIIHRDIKASNILLDSKLQAKIADFGLARSFQDDKSHISTAIAGTLGYMAPEYLAHGQLTEMVDVYSFGVLVLEIATGKQNTKSKMSDYSDSLITEAWKHFQSGELEEIYDPNLNWKNQIDSHIIIKDIARVIQIGLLCTQEIPSLRPSMSKLLHMLKNKEEILPLPSNPPFMDERVMELRDGSDGDSAGCASLATVSQSSFYGR; translated from the exons atgaagaaagaacaaactcatcatcatcctctgtaCCTTCAATGtctctttatctttcttctttcattacTCCGTCCAATTACCGGAGACGCAAGGGCACGAGCCGTTAAAGTCACTTGCTCACCTCAGCTCGAGCACAACGAAACCGCTTACGTCCCCAATTTCGTAACCACCATGGAAAAAATCAGCACAAAAGTTCAAACCGCTGGTTTCGGAGTTGCCCTTACCGGTACAGGACCTGACGCTAACTACGGTCTCGCTCAGTGCTACGGAGATCTTCCTTTAAACGACTGTGTCCTCTGTTACGCGGAAGCACGTACGATGCTTCCGCAGTGTTATCCTCAGAACGGTGGTAGAATCTTTCTTGACGGATGTTTCATGAGAGCTGAGAATTATAGTTTCTATAATGAATACAGAGGACCTGAAGATACCGTTGTGTGTGGAAACAAGACGAGAAAGAGTGAAACTTTCGGTGATGCGGTGAGACAAGGGTTGAGTAATGCGGTTGCTGAGGCTTCTGGAACTGGAGGGTACGCTCGTGCCTCTGCGAAGGCCGGTGAATCTGAATCTGAGTCCGCGTTTGTGTTGGCGAATTGCTGGAGAACTTTGAGTCCTGGTTCTTGTAAAAAGTGTTTGGAGAATGCGTCTGTGTCTGTGGTTAAAGGTTGTTTGCCATGGTCAGAGGGACGTGCGCTTCACACTGGATGTTTCCTTAGGTACTCTGATCAAGATTTCTTGAACAAGATACCAAGAAACGGAAGATCACGAG GCTCTGTAGTAGTGATTGTGGTCTCAGTGCTTAGCTCTGTGGTTGTCTTCATGATTGGAATAGCAATAGGTGTTTATATCTGCAAACTTCGGACCAtacagaagaagagaagag GATCAAATGATGTTGAAAAAATGGCGAAAACTCTAAAAGACAGTAACTTGAACTTCAAATACTCAACATTAGAGAAGGCCACAGGTTCATTTGACGAGGCAAACAAGCTTGGACAAGGCGGATTTGGAACTGTCTATAAG GGGGTTCTTCCAGACGGAAGAGATATCGCTGTGAAACGGTTATTCTTCAACAACAGACATAGAGCAGCTGATTTCTACAATGAAGTCAACATGATCAGCACTGTGGAACACAAGAATCTTGTTAGGCTGCTTGGTTGCAGCTGTTCAGGACCAGAGAGTCTCCTTGTCTATGAATACCTTCAGAACAAGAGCCTTGATCGGTTCATCTTCG ACGTGAACAGAGGTAAAACGTTAGACTGGCAGAAAAGATATGCCATTATTGTTGGAACAGCTGAGGGATTGGTGTATCTGCATGAGCAGTCAAGTGTGAAGATTATTCACAGAGATATAAAAGCAAGTAATATTCTGCTAGATTCAAAGCTTCAAGCTAAAATCGCTGACTTTGGACTGGCCAGATCGTTCCAGGACGATAAGAGTCATATCAGCACCGCCATTGCAGGGACATT AGGTTATATGGCTCCGGAGTACTTGGCACATGGTCAGCTAACAGAGATGGTAGATGTGTACAGCTTTGGAGTTCTTGTACTAGAGATTGCCACTGGAAAGCAGAACACCAAAAGCAAAATGTCAGATTACTCAGACAGTTTGATTACAGAA GCATGGAAGCATTTTCAGTCAGGAGAGTTGGAGGAGATATATGATCCAAACCTGAATTGGAAGAATCAGATTGACAGTCACATCATCATAAAGGACATAGCAAGGGTTATTCAAATAGGGCTCTTGTGCACTCAAGAGATCCCGTCACTAAGACCATCAATGTCAAAGTTGTTGCATATGCTAAAGAACAAAGAGGAGATCCTGCCGTTGCCTAGTAATCCTCCGTTTATGGATGAAAGAGTAATGGAACTTCGAGATGGTTCTGATGGAGACTCAGCTGGTTGTGCATCTCTTGCCACTGTCTCACAAAGTTCCTTTTATGGTAGATGA
- the LOC104701695 gene encoding cysteine-rich receptor-like protein kinase 3, which yields MSIHTLRLPLLLLLLLVGLFTNPSVSDSRGETVSQICSNRTSPPQQRSLFVSTFLAAMDSVSPLVEAKGYGQVVNRNVTANQTVYAYGECMKDLSKKDCDLCFAQIKAKVPRCLPFQKGTRGGQVFSDGCYIRYDDYNFFNETVSLRDESKCAPKEITGVNRTGFRDNAAELVRNMRVEAVRNGGFYAGFVDRHNVTVHGLAQCWETVNRSGCAQCLSKASVGIGSCLVNEEGRFLSVGCYMRFSTQKFYNNSGNSTSDGNGGGHNRLGVILAVTSSVVAFVLLVSAVGFLFRKRHAKKQREKKQLGSLFMLANKSNLCFSYENLEKATDYFSDKNKLGQGGSGSVYKGVLTNGKTVAVKRLFFNTKQWVDHFFNEVNLISQVDHKNLVKLLGCSITGPESLLVYEYIANQSLHDYLFVRKDVQPLSWGKRFKILLGTAEGMAYLHEESNLRIIHRDIKLSNILLEDDFTPRIADFGLARLFPEDKTHISTAIAGTLGYMAPEYVVRGKLTEKADVYSFGVLMIEVITGKRNNAFVQEAGSILQTVWSLYRTRNLEEAVDPVLGDNFNKIEASRLLQIGLLCVQAAFDQRPAMSAVVKMMKGSLEIHTPTQPPFLNPGNVVEMRKFMMTPTTNQSNSSGSRSDYITESSSFFEPR from the exons ATGTCAATTCACactcttcgtcttcctcttcttcttcttcttctccttgtggGTTTGTTTACAAACCCTTCTGTGTCAGACTCAAGAGGAGAAACAGTGTCTCAGATATGCAGCAACAGAACATCGCCGCCGCAACAGAGAAGTCTCTTCGTCAGCACTTTCCTCGCCGCCATGGACTCCGTCTCTCCACTTGTTGAAGCTAAAGGTTACGGCCAAGTGGTCAACAGGAACGTCACCGCGAACCAAACCGTCTACGCTTACGGAGAGTGTATGAAGGATCTTAGTAAGAAAGACTGTGACTTGTGTTTCGCTCAGATCAAAGCTAAGGTCCCTCGTTGCTTACCTTTCCAAAAAGGTACTCGTGGTGGTCAAGTCTTCTCAGATGGTTGCTACATCAG GTATGATGATTACAATTTCTTTAACGAGACGGTAAGCTTGCGAGACGAGTCAAAATGTGCTCCAAAGGAGATAACCGGAGTAAACCGGACGGGGTTTCGGGATAACGCTGCGGAGCTGGTGAGGAACATGAGAGTGGAGGCGGTGAGAAACGGTGGATTCTATGCTGGTTTTGTGGATAGACATAACGTGACGGTTCATGGTCTTGCTCAGTGTTGGGAGACTGTTAATCGTAGTGGTTGTGCTCAGTGTTTGAGTAAAGCTTCAGTAGGGATTGGTTCTTGTTTGGTTAATGAAGAAGGTCGATTTCTTAGCGTTGGTTGTTATATGAGGTTTTCTACTCAGAAGTTTTATAACAATTCTGGGAATTCTACATCAGATGGTAATGGTGGTG GTCATAACCGTTTAGGTGTGATTTTGGCGGTGACATCTTCAGTGGtagcttttgttcttttggtctCTGCAGTTGGTTTCTTGTTTAGAAAGAGACACGCCAAGAAGCAAAGAG AGAAGAAGCAACTAGGGTCACTATTCATGCTTGCGAACAAATctaatctctgtttctcttaTGAGAATCTCGAGAAGGCCACAGATTATTTTAGTGACAAAAATAAGCTAGGACAAGGAGGATCTGGCTCTGTCTATAAG GGTGTTCTTACTAATGGTAAGACTGTTGCAGTAAAGAGACTGTTCTTCAACACAAAGCAATGGGTTGATCATTTCTTTAATGAAGTTAATCTAATAAGCCAAGTTGATCACAAGAACCTTGTTAAGCTCTTGGGATGCAGCATAACTGGACCTGAAAGCCTTCTAGTCTATGAATACATTGCAAATCAAAGCCTCCACGATTAtctctttg TAAGAAAGGATGTTCAACCGTTGAGTTGGGGGAAGAGATTCAAGATTTTACTTGGCACAGCTGAAGGAATGGCGTATCTTCACGAAGAGTCGAATCTAAGAATCATACATAGAGATATCAAGCTGAGCAATATCCTCTTGGAAGATGATTTTACTCCAAGAATTGCCGATTTTGGATTGGCTAGATTGTTCCCAGAGGACAAGACTCATATTAGCACTGCCATCGCGGGGACACT AGGCTACATGGCGCCAGAATATGTGGTAAGAGGAAAACTAACTGAGAAAGCAGACGTTTACAGTTTCGGAGTTCTTATGATTGAAGTTATAACCGGAAAACGTAACAATGCCTTCGTACAAGAAGCTGGTTCGATCCTACAAACG gtATGGAGTCTGTACAGAACAAGGAACCTGGAAGAGGCAGTGGATCCAGTCTTGGGGGATAACTTCAACAAGATAGAAGCATCACGTCTACTTCAAATCGGGCTTCTCTGCGTTCAAGCAGCGTTTGATCAGCGTCCAGCGATGTCTGCCGTTGTGAAAATGATGAAAGGGAGTTTGGAGATTCATACGCCGACGCAACCGCCGTTTCTGAATCCAGGGAATGTAGTAGAGATGAGAAAGTTTATGATGACTCCCACGACAAATCAGTCTAATTCTTCAGGATCGAGGAGTGACTACATAACCGAGAGTTCGAGTTTCTTCGAACCTAGATGA